One Desmodus rotundus isolate HL8 chromosome 10, HLdesRot8A.1, whole genome shotgun sequence genomic window, CGGGCGTTCCTGCAGACCTATTCCCAGGAGGTCTCCCTCACTTCAGACTCTCGGAAGAGTCACCTGATCTTCCCACAGCCCAACTACGCTGACACGCTCATCAGCCAGGAGAGCTGTGAGAAAAAGGATCCTTTGTGCCTTTCAGATGATTCCAGGTTTCCTATAGAAGACACCCCTTTGGTTCCAGtgagttcaatttttttctttacttttgattACAATTGGTTTTCTCTGCAAGTGTTTGCACTTAAGGTAGGATATGTTGATATTTACATGTTTCTCAACATTTAAGTGTTTACTGGGCTCAATTTTTGTTCTGACACCTCTAGAAGGCATTTATTAGTTACATCACtgacataattttcattttctcttaatatttaaCTGGGTCAACAAAACCTTCCTTTGGGTGCTGCTCTCATGATCTAATATTAACCTGAGATTTTTGGATGGGGTTCCTTGATTAGTTACCCTGGGTCACTATTAATTTTAGGGCTGGTTTTCCCTTCCTGAAACTTATTGTTATCTCCAGTGGCCACACTGTGGAATTCTTACTTGAAAAAGATTACTACAGACTATACTATTTTTGTAAGGGTAAATCAGTGAGAAGGCAAATGCATTCCTCCCGGATAAACAATTGATGGCCGAAATGTACTGCTTCATCACCCATTTCCAAACCCTATTAAAGCatactttattcttttaatggTGAAAATTTAACATCCTTGTTTTCATGCCCTCAAGGTTTAATTTCCTAATGCTATAAGGTCAAATCATTAATAGATTGGAACTcttatttcctatattttatgCCTGCTCAAGAGGCATTTCTGAGACTGAATACTCTGAGGGgacaaaacaaggaaaataaaaattattctccaACGATGTTATCTATGGCTCAATTCTTCAACCTTTGAGGACTGAAGTAAATCTGAATATGGGAGATGATTTAGGAAAATATCCTCAGGAATTGCTAGGAAGGTTCTAAGAATTCTTTACTGGCTTTTCACTACcaagaaaagaatatgtattatttaattttattttatatatactgtCATTTCAAGTAATAAATGATACTCTAGAAGAGTTTCATAATAAGCTTTGAAGCTGACTCAAAATACTATTCTAAACATGCTGAATATAAGGGCTAATATGACATACAGacattataattatttcaaatactcTCTATTCCTAAGCTACtgaggaaaataaatcatttgtGGTTACATTTTTAACTATATAGTAAAGGCATATTTCACTTAAAGTTTCTGCCCTGGGGAGTAATCTTTAGTACTTAGTAttcataaatgttaaaaatgggtataatttgaAAAAGTTTAAGAACAAGTATTGATGAAAGCTTTTATGTCATGGTAGGTAACTACTATTCTCTATTATAAAAATGTCACTGCCTGTAAAAACAGAACACAAGGCTCACTGGATGGATAATTGGGCTGAATGTGGAAAATGATAAATTCTAGTTTTCTTGAGCTAGGTAGGACTTTGCATTGGTAAGAGATTATATAACATAACAGTCTTAAAGATAAAATTCTTGCTCACTTTAATGTCTcatattttgaaaagttaattaaaatatgttggatttgcttcaaaataatgagGGGaggtaatatttattaaacaagatGGTCTTGTGTTGATCATTTTTGCAGTTGGGTGTTGGGTATAGAAAGATTTAGTAATAATGCTCCCTACTTTTGTATAAGTTTGTAGTTTTCTATagtaaattttatgaattttatgagTATATAGGCAtcctatgtaaaataaaattcgGGGccattatataaatacatttttgaagagagaaagagaaatatatggATTCTGGAGTATAAATTGGATTCAACACTAGAAAGTCAGACTGCAGTTCCACACGGGGACTCTGGGCGCCGCTGTCGGCCAGTGCAGGGCGAGCGCTGACGCTCAGGATTCCTCAGCCTGTAGCCTAGGATTTCCTGCGCAGCCTCCAACAGAGGGAAACCCGCTTACACTATGGTTCTCGGGTGCGCAGACTCGCCCAGCACCAGCTATTGTTCCCAGCCCCAAGACTGGGGGCTCCGCCCGTCCTGGGCTGAATGCTCCTCCATTGCGGTAGTGAGCACTTTCTCCAACTGGGAAGACTGAGACCCAGCGGAAACTGGAGCGCAAGATGGGAGGGAGCTGCGCGCAGAGACGCGGAGCCGGCCGGCTGCAGGTACTGTTTCCCCTCCTGCTGCCTTTGTTCTACCGCGCGCTCTGCGATCCGATCCGCTACTCGATTCCCGAGGAGCTGGCCAAGGGCTCCGTGGTGGGGAACCTGGCCAAAGATCTAGAGCTCAGTGTCCTGGATGTATCGGCTCGGAAGCTGCGAGTTAGCGCGGAGAAGCTGCTTTTCAATGTAGACGCGGTGAGCGGGGACTTACTCGTGAAGGAGCGAATAGACCGTGAGCAGATTTGCAAAGAGAGAAGAAGATGTGAGTTGCAGTTGGAAGCCGTGGTGGAAAATCccttaaatattttccatatcaTTGTGAATGTTGAGGATATTAATGACCATGCTCCTCAATtcgataaaaaagaaatacatttagaaattaCTGAATCTGCATCCGCAGGTGCACGAATATCCCTCGACCCTGCCATTGATCCCGATATAAACGAGAACTCAATTAAAGATTATCAGATAAATCCTAACCCTTATTTCACATTAATAGTTAGAGTTAATTCCGATGGTGGCAAATACCCAGAGTTGTCTTTGGAGAAACCCCTAGACCGGGAAGAGCAGCAGTCTCACCACTTGATATTGACTGCCTTGGACGGAGGGGACCCGCCACGAAGTGCCACAGTACGAGTAGAAATTTTTGTCAGGGACACCAATGACAACCCCCCAGTGTTCAGCAAAGACGAATATAGAGTCAGTATAAGTGAAAATCTGCCCCCTGGGTCCTCCATATTGCAGGTGACAGCCACTGATCAGGATGAGGGAGACAATGCCGAAATACATTACTACTTCAGGAGCACTGATCAGCGTACGAGGCACATGTTCTCACTGGGTGAGAAAACAGGCATGATTAAGAATAACCAGTCATTGGATTTCGAGGACATGGAAAGATATACTATGGAAGTGGAAGCAAAGGATGGAGGTGGTCTCTCTACCCAATGCAAAGTAATCATAGAAATCTTAGATGAAAACGACAACAGCCCAGAAATAATCATCACTTCTCTCTCTGATGAGATTTTGGAGAATTCCCGTCCAGGAATGGTTGTTGCCCTCTTCAAGACAAGGGACCGGGATtatggaggaaatggagaagtcataTGTAATATAGGAAAAGATGTTCCTTTCAAGATTTACTCCTCTTCTAATAATTACTACAAGCTGGTGACAGATGGGGCTCTAGACCGAGAGCAGACTCCACAATACAACGTCACCATTACAGCCACGGACAGAGGCAAGCCGCCCCTCTCCTCCAGCACCACCATCACCCTGCACATCACCGACATCAACGACAATCCTCCAGTTTTCCAACAGTCCGCCTACCTGGTCCACGTGCCAGAAAACAACCCACCTGGGGCCTCCATAGCGCAGGTCAGCGCTTCCGACCCCGACCTGGGACCCAACGGCCTCATCTCCTACTCCATCGTGGCCAGCGACCTGGAGCCACGGGAGCTCTCGTCCTACGTGTCCGTGAACTCGCAGAGCGGCGTGGTGTTCGCGCAGCGAGCCTTCGACCACGAGCAGCTGCGCGCCTTCCAGCTGACTCTGCAGGCCCGCGACCAGGGCTCACCCGCGCTCAGCGCCAACGTCAGCCTGCGCGTGTTGGTGACCGACCGCAACGACAACGCGCCAAGGGTGCTTTACCCGGCGCTGGGGCCCGACGGCTCTGCGCTCTTTGACACGGTGCCGCGCGCCGCGCAGCCCGGCTACCTGGTCACCAAGGTGGTGGCGGTGGACGCGGACTCGGGCCACAATGCCTGGCTGTCCTACCACGTGCTGCAGGCCAGCGAGCCTGGACTGTTCAGCCTGGGGCTGCGCACGGGCGAGGTGCGCACAGCGCGTGCTTTGGGCGACAGGGACGTGGCCCGCCAGCGCCTGCTGGTCGCTGTGCGAGACGGGGGACAGCCGCCCCTCTCGGCCACTGTCACGCTGCTCCTGGTCTTCGCTGACAGCCTACAAGAGGCCCTGCCGGATCTCAGCGAGCGTCCCACACCCTCTGACCCTCAGGCTGAGCTGCAGTTTTATCTGGTGGTGGCCTTGGCCTTGATCTCGGTGCTCTTCCTCCTGGCGGTGATTCTGGCGGTTGCCCTGCGCCTGCGTAGCTCCTCCAGCCCGTTTGCTTGGGGCTGCTTTCAGCCTGGTCTCTGCTCCAAGTCTGGACCTGTGGTCCCTCCCAACTACAGCGAAGGAACATTGCCCTATTCCTACAATCTGTGCGTTGCCCAAACTGGAAAGACAGAGTTTAATTTCCTACAATGTAGTGAGCCCTTGCGTTCCACTCAAGACATAGTTTGTGGTGATTCTTCTGGGGCCTTAATTTCACTTCAGGGTGAAAAAGATTTGGCTTCACATCCTCAAACCCTCACACCGGTGAGTTTCATTTTCCTGTCTTTTGTAATATTCTACTAGTGTCTCCTATTTCATCTTCAGATCTAGAATCATTTTTAGGAAATCCATAAGTAGTCACCATCTTGTTGTCTGTGTTCACTTTTGGctgattatatttttcaagatttaCTTGGTTCATAAGTTGCTCTATAATTCAGGAAGAATGTTACTAAATTGGAGATATCTTGTGAAGCTCAAATTAGCGGACAGAGGCTTGGCTTcttgccaaataaataaataataacccaTCGGTTTAAATCTgctaagatttaaaataaattttctgtatcattctatgttttaaaagtttaatgaCATTGTTACTCATTGAATAGTAAAGCAAGTGCTCCtttgaaagaaacatttattgcaAACAATCTTATACGTGCATTTAGAtatctttcttcattattttaataagttttaagACTGTAAGTATTGGAGGGGGTGATGAATAGATCCATGAATTCCTGAAATTTGTGCAAAGTTATAGATGTATGCATTTTTCTTGGGAGAGGAGTATaaattttgtttccattgccGAGGTTTCCATGGTCCCCAAAACTTAATACTAACTACCTTAGAGGAAATTTTCTCTTCAACGTTTGGTCCTTCTGGCTTTCTTCTTatatttacttatcttttctTGGAGCTCAAGTTGTATTCTTTCACAATCTTCTTTCCTCTACATTGCAAGATCAGGAATTTCcaagaaagcaaatgaaatgcTCTTGCCTGTATATTCAGTTGCTGTCTTGGATTGTCTGATATAAAATCttggaagacaaaaaataaaagataaaatcatcGAAAAGTTCCATACTTGGGGCACAATACATAAATACTTCTGAACAACCTTTTCTCTGTATGAAAGAAGTGAGCCACTAAACCCTTCACCTTTGAGGTAAGAGCTGCTGCTGGGTTTGATGGGTACATACGATTGAAGATATGCGTATCACTTTACTTTGGGCTTCCATACAAATCGCTAAGAGAAGAGGTTATTTAAATTGGCGTCAGTGCCCTGATGAAAACAGGTCATTTTGACATAAGCACTTATTGCTTTAAAACCTACATCACCATTTCtaacttcattttgaaaattgtagCGCTGGTAATTCCTGAACATATATCTCTTCCAATTACAACACAAACATGTTTCTCTTAGATTATTATCCGCTCGATTCATTTAAATAGGTCAAACCAACTTCTAATATTATGtgcctaaaattaaaaatacattttaaaagatacattgaagctcaataaaagtattttagaaaagaatattttgaaaatcctTTATACAGTCTTGATGCTAAACAcatttaattagttaattaagtctaaaataaaaagattctaaGTGAATTGTTAGGGGTATAGCTCATAGTCTTTATATGAATGTCTAAACACAATTGAACCGTTTAAATctaaatttcatataaaattgtGAGACTTTTCTGAATATATCTGTAAGCTcataggaaataaaataactattacCTCTTAAAGTGAACATATTTCTATTGGAAAAATAAGtgttgaaatatatatttaaccaactattttcatttaatattttatagtactTACATTTCACTTTATCCCACCCAGTAGGGAACCTCGTAATAGTAGTTGACTTAATAATATTAGCCGAGCAACCAAAGAAGTcttgtaaaataaaatcaagaaggaGTTGCCTTTGCTTTCTGTGGTACATACACAGTGGGTGCAGTAACTTCTGAGGACTCTGAGCGCCGCTGTTCACCTACTAGGAGAGAAACGCAGCCAGCGCTCCGTTTGGATTCTCAGGGCTCTTACTACACAAAGCTCCACATTTCTATACACCGGCTCCGGGGTTGGAGGGACACTTACTCCAGAATTTAAGGCGCTCAGGCTACAGAGACTCCCtgcagccagagaaagaaaaaggaaccgGTCAAAACGCACAACGTGTCCAGCGAGGACATTGCCAGAATTCCGTGACCAAACAACAATGGCCGCTCAAAGGAATCGCTCCCACTGCAGCGCGCTGGTTCTGCTCTGCCTTGTCCTCGGTGCGCCATGGGAGGCTGATGCCCGGCAGATTCGCTACTCGGTGCCTGAGGAGCTGGACAAAGGCTCCTTCGTGGGCAACATTTCCAAGGACTTGGGGCTGGAGTCCCAGGAGCTGGCGGGGCGCGGAGTCCGCATCATCTCCAGAGGTAGGACGCAACTTTTCGCTCTAAACCCGCGGAGTGGCAGCTTGGTCACCGCGGGCAGGATAGACCGGGAGGAGCTCTGCGCGCAGAGTGCGCGGTGTCTGGTGAATTTTAACATTCTTGTGGAAGATAGGGTGAAACTTTTCGGGATAGAAATAGAAGTGACTGATATCAATGATAATGCCCCAAAATTCCAAGCGGAAAATCTAGACGTAAAGATTAATGAAAACGTCGCCCCAGGAATGCGTTTTCCTCTCCCGGAAGCTGTGGATCCGGATGTGGGCGTGAACTCCCTACAGAGCTACCAGCTCAGCCCCAATAGGCACTTCTCCCTAGCAGTTCAGAGCCGTGCCAATGGTGTCAAGCACCCGGAGCTGGTGCTGGAGCACGCCCTGGACCGTGAGGAAGAGGCACAGCACCACCTGGTTCTCACAGCCTCCGACGGGGGTGACCCTCTCCGATCTGGCACGGTCCTCATCAGTGTCACTGTCTTCGATGCAAATGACAACGCACCGGTCTTCACCTTGCCTGAATACCGAGTGACTGTTCCCGAGAACTTGCCTGTGGGTACACAGCTGCTGGCAGTCACGGCCACCGACAGGGATGAAGGAGCCAATGGAGAAGTGACATATTCATTCCGAAAATTACCTGACACACAGTTGCTGAAATTCCAACTAAACAAAAAtactggagaaataaaaatatcagaaaatctAGATTATGAAGAAACGGGTTTCtatgaaatagaaatacaagCGGAAGATGGTGGAGCATATCTTGCCACTGCAAAAGTGTTGATTACAGTAGAAGATGTAAATGACAACAGTCCAGAGGTGACCATCACATCTCTGTTTAGTCCCCTGAAGGAAGATTCACCTCTGGGGACTGTTATAGCTCTTTTAAACGTACATGATCTAGACTCTGGGCTGAATGGACAGGTCACCTGTTCCATATCAGGAAATCTGCCGTTTAAGTTAGAAAAGTCCATTGACAGTTATTATAGATTGGTGACACACAGGGCTCTGGACAGGGAACAGGTATCCTCCTACAATATTACTGTAACCGCCACAGATGGAGGAAGTCCACCCCTATCAACAGAAACTCACTTCATCCTGCAAGTGGGAGATATCAATGACAACCCACCCACCTTCTCTCAGATATCCTACTTTACCTATGTCCCAGAGAACAACCCCAGAGGGGCCTCCATCTTCTCAGTGACCACACTAGACCCAGACAGCAAAGAGAACGCTCAGGTTGTTTACTCCCTGGCTGAAGACACCATCCAAGGGGCCCCTCTATCCTCCTACATCTCCATCAACTCTGACACAGGAGTACTGTATGCACTTCAATCTTTCGATTATGAGCAGTTTCGGGACCTACAGATGCAGGTGATTGCCACTGACAGTGGGGACCCACCACTCAGCAGCAATGTATCCTTGAGCATATTTGTGCTGGACCAGAATGACAATGCACCAGAGATCCTGTACCCCTCGCTCCCCACTGATGGTTCCACGGGCGTGGAGCTGGCACCCCGCTCTGCAGAGCCTGGCTACCTGGTGAccaaggtggtggcagtggacaGAGACTCAGGCCAGAATGCCTGGCTGTCCTACCGCCTGCTGAAGGCCAGTGAGCCAGGGCTCTTCGTGGTGGGGCTGCACACGGGCGAGGTGCGCACTGCGCGTGCACTGCTGGACAGAGACTCGCTCAAGCAGAGCCTGGTGGTGGCAGTCCAGGACCACGGACAGCCTCCTCTCTCAGCAACTGTCACACTCACCGTGGCCGTGGCTGACAGCATTCCAGATGTGCTGGCTGATCTGAGCAGTCTTGAGCCCTCTGCCAACCCTGAGGACTCCAGCCTCACATTGTacctggtggtggcagtggctgcTGTGTCCTGTGTCTTTCTTGCCTTTGTCATAGTGCTGCTGGCGCTCAGGCTGAGGCGCTGGCACATGTCACGTCTGCTCAAGGCTTCAGGAGGGGGGTTGGCGGGTGTGCCAGCCTCGCACTTTGTGGGTGTGGACGGGGTGCGGGCGTTCCTGCAGACCTATTCCCACGAGGTCTCCCTCACCGCGGACTCGCGGAAGAGTCACCTGATCTTCCCGCAGCCCAACTACGCTGACACGCTCATCAGCCAGGAGAGCTGTGAGAAAAAGGATCCTTTGTCTTTGTTAGATGATTCGAAGTTTCCCATAGAAGATACTCCTTTGGTTCCAGTGAGTTCAATTTTtactgctttcctttcatttaaaaaattgtgattgGATTTGCTTTTAGGTTTGCAGCATGGTGATGggaatttttaatctttattctttcactttttcctcagtTTCAATTTGCTTCTTGCTAAAATGCCCCAGAGTAGAACTTGCCCATTATTAAGGCTATGTTTTTACTCTCTGGTAAATGTGTGCATGATGACAATGAAGGTCTTATGTCATCAGATTATAACAATTAGCTATGCAGAGCCTTATATCTTATAGTTTTATGTGCTGCCCTGTTGGCCATATGCTGAGATCCTAGCTCTGGTTTTGAAGGCAGGTCTTGTAAAAATAGGTAAATGTCAGAAACAAATGCGTAAGCATCGCTGGAAACGTAACTCAAACACGAAGCCACTCAATGTTGTTCTTCCTGAGGAGGAGGGACCTTTGTGGTTATAGTTTCCAAATTGTACCTTGTGATGACAGTTACAGTTGAATATACTTCCTagagatttaaaattttcatcaataGTCTATAAGAGACCATAAGAATGTGTGCTCCAATTTTTTCGAGTGTGATCATACCTGGGAACATTGCAGCATCCTTTTTGCCTATGATTCTAATTTCATACTGTTATATGTTGGGTTTCTAGGAGACATAGAGAAGGTTAAATTAAGCAAATTTTGTATTATGCcctctttgtattttttgttagGTTCTCCAATCTCTTTGGctgaaaaaatatacattgatTAGGGAGACAGATAGATTTGTTCATGTTCCCAAGAACAAGAGCAAGGGATGTGTGCCAAGAGTATTTCAGTGGCTCCTTAATATAGTGGAAGAAAGATCCACTTGAATCTCTGAAATTGAGTCAAAATAAACTTCAAGTCAAGAAAGAAATGTTATATCTGCAGGAGATCTGATCAAAATATAAGCAGACAAGTACACAAAATTATTCTCATCAAACTATCAGTGGAATTCGTGATGAACCTATCTGGGTTATTGTGGATAGTGTTGTATTGGTTTGAGctcttacttttaatttattactAATATTCTTCTAAATTAATATGGTGGCAAAAAGGCAAAGAGTGTCCCAATGTGCCTCAAAATACTTATGAGgacattacttttttaaatgtcattcaaCATTTGTTCAGTGATAATTCTGCGGAAGGAGAACACATCCTTTAGGGTCATAGTTATTAACTTTTTAATCATTGAACTGTCACTTAAAATTTCTGTCCATGAGTGTCAAAATTATTATGCATCCAtctcaaataataattttattttgcaaaatacagtttttaaaaaactactctGATGTGGTAGCTATTAAgcagatgtttttaaatatagttacTTAAAAGCAACATAGGACACTTTGGATTATTGCAATCAAAATGGCAATGGTTATATTCTAGTTCCTAAATGTGGGAGAATGGATTAATACTTTCTACCGAAATATAAGATAAGATCGAAGATCAAAAGAAGTTTTTGCTTATCTTCAGTACTTCCCTTTGTGGATAAttactcttaaaaaaacaatgattACCTCTGGATGGAAGAACTGGAGAGCAGTGGGCCATGGGCTATGGAATAGAGacctacttttcattttatagtcTTTCATGCCTTATTTGACTTTAAAGAATACTTTTATCTATTCAAATTTatgtaaagttttaaaacataaaaatatatagttttgaCATGTGAAAAATATGCTTCATCATGAAAATGGAATCATGAGGGATAAGATTCAAATTATTTTAGCTGTTATCTtacattcaaagaaaaagattACCTGAAATGGAGAAAATCTAGGCTGCAGTTCCACACGGGGACTCTGGGCGCCGCTGTCGGCCAGTGCAGGGCGAGCGCTGACGCTCAGGATTCCTCAGCCTGTAGCCTAGGATTTCCTGCGCAGCCTCCAACAGAGGGAAACCCGCTCACACTAGGGCTCCCGGGTGCACAGACTCGCCCAGCACAAGCGGAATCCCCGCCCCAAGACTGGAGGTTCCGCCTGTCCTGTGCTGAATACTCTTCCAGTGAGGTAGTGAGCACTTTCTCCAACTGGGAAGACTGAGACCCAGCGGAAACTGGAGCGCAAGATGGGAGGGAGCTGCGCGCAGAGACGCGGAGCCGGCCGGCTGCAGGTACTGTTTCCCCTCCTGCTGCCTTTGTTCTACCGCGCGCTCTGCGATCCGATCCGCTACTCGATTCCCGAGGAGCTGGCCAAGGGCTCCGTGGTGGGGAACCTGGCCAAAGATCTAGAGCTCAGTGTCCTGGATGTATCGGCTCGGAAGCTGCGAGTTAGCGCGGAGAAGCTGCTTTTCAATGTAGACGCGGTGAGCGGGGACTTACTCGTGAAGGAGCGAATAGACCGTGAGCAGATTTGCAAAGAGAGAAGAAGATGTGAGTTGCAGTTGGAAGCTGTGGTGGAAAATCccttaaatattttccatatcaTTGTGAATGTTGAGGATATCAATGACCATGCCCCTCAGTTccataaagatgaaataaacttAGAAATCAGTGAATCTGTCAGCCCAGGCATGGGAACAATTCTTGACTCCGCAAAAGACCCTGATATAAGTATGAATTCACTGAGCAAATACCAACTAAGTCCTAATGAATATTTCTCGTTGGTGGTAAAAGACAATCCCGATGGTGGCAAATATCCAGAATTAATACTGAAGAAGACCCTTGACCGAGAAACACAGAGCGCCCACCACTTGGTACTAACAGCCTTAGATGGTGGGGATCCACCACGAAGTGGCACTGCTCGGATCCGAATTCTCGTGGTGGATGCCAATGATAACCCCCCTGTGTTCAGCCAGGATGTGTACAGGGTCAGCATTCCAGAAGACGTGCCCCCGGGCACCTCTGTGCTGAGGGTGAGTGCCACAGACCAAGACGAAGGCTTCAACGCAGAGGTCACCTATTCCTTCTTTGGTGAGGCTGATAAAGCCCAGCACGTGTTCTCTTTGGATTCTGCTACAGGGAACATTATAACTCATCAACCCTTGGATTTTGAAGAAGTAGAAAGATACATAATGGATGTAGAAGCAAAGGACCGGGGATCTCTCTCTACACGATGTAAAGTAATTATAGAAGTTCTAGATGAAAACGACAACAGCCCAGAAATAATCATTACTTCTCTCTCTGATCAAATTTTGGAGAATTCCCTTCCAGGAATGGTTGTGGTCCTCTTCAAAACAAGGGACTTGGATTCCAGAGAAAATGGAGAAGTCACATGTAATTTAAGTAGAAATATTCCGTTTAAGATTCATTCTTCTTCTAATAATTACTACAAGCTGGTGATAGATGGGGCTCTAGACAGAGAGCAGAATCCAGAATACAATGTCACCATCACAGCCACCGACAGAGGCAAGCCGCCCCTCTCCTCCAGCACCACCATCACCCTGCACATCACCGACATCAACGACAATCCTCCAGTTTTCCAACAGTCCGCCTACCTGGTCCACGTGCTAGAAAACAACCCGCCCGGAGTCTCCATAGCGCAGGTCAGCGCCTCCGACCCCGACCTGGGACCCAACGGCCTCATCTCCTACTCCATCGTAGCCAGCGACCTGGAGCCACGGGAGCTGTCCTCCTACGTGTCCGTGAACTCGCAGAGCGGCGTGGTGTTCGCGCAGCGAGCCTTCGACCACGAGCAGCTGCGCGCCTTCCAGCTGACTCTGCAGGCTCGCGACCAGGGCTCGTCCGCGCTCAGCGCCAACGTCAGCCTGCGCGTGTTGGTGACCGACCGCAACGACAACGCGCCAAGGGTGCTTTACCCGGCGCTGGGGCCCGACGGCTCTGCGCTCTTTGACACGGTGCCGCGCGCCGCGCAGCCCGGCTACCTGGTCACCAAGGTGGTGGCGGTGGACGCGGACTCGGGCCACAATGCCTGGCTGTCCTACCACGTGCTGCAGGCCAGCGAGCCTGGACTGTTCAGCCTGGGGCTGCGCACGGGCGAGGTGCGCACAGCGCGTGCTTTGGGCGACAGGGACGCGGCCCGCCAGCGCCTGCTGGTCACTGTGCGAGACGGGGGACAGCCGCCCCTCTCGGCCACCGCCACGCTGCTGCTAGTCTTCGCTGACAGCCTTCAAGAGGCGCTTCCGGATCTTAGTGACCGCCCCCTGCCATCTGACCCCCAGGCGGAGCTGCAGTTTTATCTGGTGGTGGCCTTGGCCTTGATCTCAGT contains:
- the LOC112318016 gene encoding protocadherin gamma-B6 isoform X16 yields the protein MGGSCAQRRGAGRLQVLFPLLLPLFYRALCDPIRYSIPEELAKGSVVGNLAKDLELSVLDVSARKLRVSAEKLLFNVDAVSGDLLVKERIDREQICKERRRCELQLEAVVENPLNIFHIIVNVEDINDHAPQFDKKEIHLEITESASAGARISLDPAIDPDINENSIKDYQINPNPYFTLIVRVNSDGGKYPELSLEKPLDREEQQSHHLILTALDGGDPPRSATVRVEIFVRDTNDNPPVFSKDEYRVSISENLPPGSSILQVTATDQDEGDNAEIHYYFRSTDQRTRHMFSLGEKTGMIKNNQSLDFEDMERYTMEVEAKDGGGLSTQCKVIIEILDENDNSPEIIITSLSDEILENSRPGMVVALFKTRDRDYGGNGEVICNIGKDVPFKIYSSSNNYYKLVTDGALDREQTPQYNVTITATDRGKPPLSSSTTITLHITDINDNPPVFQQSAYLVHVPENNPPGASIAQVSASDPDLGPNGLISYSIVASDLEPRELSSYVSVNSQSGVVFAQRAFDHEQLRAFQLTLQARDQGSPALSANVSLRVLVTDRNDNAPRVLYPALGPDGSALFDTVPRAAQPGYLVTKVVAVDADSGHNAWLSYHVLQASEPGLFSLGLRTGEVRTARALGDRDVARQRLLVAVRDGGQPPLSATVTLLLVFADSLQEALPDLSERPTPSDPQAELQFYLVVALALISVLFLLAVILAVALRLRSSSSPFAWGCFQPGLCSKSGPVVPPNYSEGTLPYSYNLCVAQTGKTEFNFLQCSEPLRSTQDIVCGDSSGALISLQGEKDLASHPQTLTPQAPPNTDWRFSQAQRPGTSGSQNGDETGTWPNNQFDTEMLQAMILASASEAADGSSTLGGGAGTMGLSARYGPQFTLQHVPDYRQNVYIPGSNATLTNAAGKRDGKAPAGGNGNKKKSGKKEKK
- the LOC112318016 gene encoding protocadherin gamma-A10 isoform X7, which gives rise to MAAQRNRSHCSALVLLCLVLGAPWEADARQIRYSVPEELDKGSFVGNISKDLGLESQELAGRGVRIISRGRTQLFALNPRSGSLVTAGRIDREELCAQSARCLVNFNILVEDRVKLFGIEIEVTDINDNAPKFQAENLDVKINENVAPGMRFPLPEAVDPDVGVNSLQSYQLSPNRHFSLAVQSRANGVKHPELVLEHALDREEEAQHHLVLTASDGGDPLRSGTVLISVTVFDANDNAPVFTLPEYRVTVPENLPVGTQLLAVTATDRDEGANGEVTYSFRKLPDTQLLKFQLNKNTGEIKISENLDYEETGFYEIEIQAEDGGAYLATAKVLITVEDVNDNSPEVTITSLFSPLKEDSPLGTVIALLNVHDLDSGLNGQVTCSISGNLPFKLEKSIDSYYRLVTHRALDREQVSSYNITVTATDGGSPPLSTETHFILQVGDINDNPPTFSQISYFTYVPENNPRGASIFSVTTLDPDSKENAQVVYSLAEDTIQGAPLSSYISINSDTGVLYALQSFDYEQFRDLQMQVIATDSGDPPLSSNVSLSIFVLDQNDNAPEILYPSLPTDGSTGVELAPRSAEPGYLVTKVVAVDRDSGQNAWLSYRLLKASEPGLFVVGLHTGEVRTARALLDRDSLKQSLVVAVQDHGQPPLSATVTLTVAVADSIPDVLADLSSLEPSANPEDSSLTLYLVVAVAAVSCVFLAFVIVLLALRLRRWHMSRLLKASGGGLAGVPASHFVGVDGVRAFLQTYSHEVSLTADSRKSHLIFPQPNYADTLISQESCEKKDPLSLLDDSKFPIEDTPLVPQAPPNTDWRFSQAQRPGTSGSQNGDETGTWPNNQFDTEMLQAMILASASEAADGSSTLGGGAGTMGLSARYGPQFTLQHVPDYRQNVYIPGSNATLTNAAGKRDGKAPAGGNGNKKKSGKKEKK